The genomic interval AGCTGCAAGGTATACATATTAAACACCTACGTCCTTCTTATTTTTATTATAATTTTCTAAGTCTGATTCCGATGGTAAAAAATGCAGGTATCATAGGAAGCAATTTCGGAGGAAATGAAAAAGTGCTTTTAGTACATCCGGCCGATATTGCCAAAGCCGCCTTAGAAGAACTGTTAAGTTTAAATTTTACAGGCTCTTCTATCCGGTATATTGCCAGCGACGAAAGAAGCGGAAAAGAAATTGCCCAGGTACTGGGTACTGCCATTGGTAAAGAAGACCTCAACTGGATAGAATTTACTGATGAACAACAATACCAGGGATTGTTAGGAGCAGGCCTGCCTGAAGCGATTGCCAAAGAATATACGACAATGGGACATGCGATGAGAACTGGCACGATGCAGGCAGATTTCCATCAACATGAGCCTCAGTTCAGTCATACCAAACTGGAGAATTTTGCCCAGGAATTTGCTGAGGCATATCATGCATAATAGTAGTAAATAGTCAGTAGTTTTACCCGTTGACTACTGACTATTCTCTTTTCAGGAAGCTACTTTTAGAGCTGGTTTCTGAAATAGTGATGCTGAATAAGAATTACCCAACAGATATATTTCTACTTTTTCCTGAATTCCTTTTAACGCAACTTGCCGTGCCACCAGCATGGGAGGATTGTGCAATAACCGGTATGCTTGCCTGGAAACAATAAAGTTATTATCAAGCGTTTTGGTAACTTCTTGTAACCTGGCAGCTACATTTACTGAATATCCCATTACCGTCATATTATTCTTCACCCCCAGGCCTAATTTTCCTACCACAGCCTTCCCTACATGTAAGCCAATGCCCACCTGAAAATGGTGCTGAAAATAAGGACCAAAATAACGTTGGTTCGCTTTTTCCAGTTGGTCAAGCAATGAAAAACCTGATTCCACTGCTGAAGAAGCAGCTTCTGCAAGCGACTTATTAAGTCCAAAAACAGCATATAATCCATCTCCGGCTGTTTCTACAATAGTTCCCCCGTTAGCAATAATGGCTTTACGGAAAATTTTAAATAAACGCTGCATGGCATGCATCACCTGCAAAGCCGGTCGGGAAGCAATAAAAGGAGTAAAGTCTCTGATATCCAGGAAGAAAAAAGCGAGTTCCTGCTCTTGTAGCCTGGCTGGCTGCAAGGTTGTGGAATGATGCGCCTGTACAGGCCAGATGGCCATTTGGTTTTTCATTTCTTTAGTTGCTTGTCTCATGGCAGAGAGGTTTGGTTACTACAAAATAACCATAGCCACTGACAACCCTATGTCAGTGCATGACACAATAAAGCTAACATTTTTAATAGAAATTAGGATGACAAAATATTATTTTAATCTATTGTTTGTCAGCACTTTAAAAATACAAATAGCAGAGTTATTCAACAATAAACCGTATGCTTCTTTTAGCTATTTATTATGATATTGAAAACAGCTGTTTTCAATATCATAATATTGCATCAGTGTGGTTGTGACTAAAGAAAGAGAGATAACAAATGTGTGATATTTCTATTTATAATTAGCAACAGAGGGCAGATTTTATATTTAAATATTTGGTCTATTTTAAACTATTTCATTTCTTTGCAGTCGCATTTGCTAAAAGCTAATTGCGTTATTCTTGTAAAATTTGGTTCCGTAGCTCAGCTGGATAGAGCAACTGCCTTCTAAGCAGTAGGTCTTTGGTTCGAATCCAAACGGAATCACCTCTAAAACCGCTTAATTTTACAAATTAAGCGGTTTTTTGTTTTTAGCATCTTTCTTTCGTCCTACTCGCAGGTTGTTTTTAATATCGAAAAGCTATATTTTTAGCTGCTAAATATTAACTTTTCAGACCTATTTCAGACCCATTCAGACCAGCTTATGAGTGTATCGGCTAAACTGTATTGTAAAAAAAGTAAACGTAAATCGGATGGTACAGCACCGGTTTACATTATTTTAAGAATAAATAATAAGGAAAAACTGATTGCAACAGGCAAGTATGTAAACCATGAAAATTTTGATAACAGCTCAGGTAAAGTAGGCAGAGCAGAGCCAAATTCCATGAAACTGAATGTCTATTTAAGTGCAAAGCTCGCTTCTATTGAAAAGATCATATTGGATTTACAACACGAAGGAAGAGCTGTTACTCATGCACAGGTTATTCAATCTTTTAATACAGATGGCAAACTGCTGTTTGTGGATTTTTGCCGCCAGGAACTAGAAGAATCAAGAAGAGCTATTTCCGAAAAACATTATAAAACCACTAAGTATCAGATTGACAAATTAGCCGGATACCGTCCGGATCTGACCTTGCAACATCTCAATTTTGAGTTTTTACAGAAGTACCAGTATCACCTGGTTGAAAAGGGCAATAAACCTAATACACTTCATGGGGATTTTAAGATGATCCGTAAGTTTTTAAATCTGGCCATTAAGAAAGGACTTACTAAAAATTATCCCTTCAAAGATTTTGAAATACCCTCTGAGGATTCGGTAAAAGAGTATTTAAGCTTAAAAGAAGTAGAAACCCTACATAATCTATATGATTCAGAACTTCTTTCCGCTAAGCTTCAAAATACTTTGTTTTATTTTCTGATTGCCTGCTATACTGGATTAAGGTTTTCTGATGTAGGCCGATTGAACGCCCTATACCTAAAATTGTCCGGAAACCGATACTTTATTTCTATGCTGATGAAAAAAACAAAGAAGCCGGTTGAAATACCTTTGAGCAATAGGGTAGTAAGATTATTATCAAAAAGGCTTGGAATAAAATATGAACAGTTAATTGAAACTGATTTACTGAAAAACGATAGATTATTTTCAAAAAAGCTTAAACAGAGCAACAGCCGGGTAAACACTGATATTAGGCAAATTATTGCTATGCAAAAAATCGATAAATACATTTCCTTTCATTGTTCACGTCATTCCTTTGCTATTAACTCACTTATTTTAGGTATCAGTCTGGAAGTAATTTCAAATATTCTCGGGCATACCCAGCTTAAAACTACCCAGATATATGCTAAAATTGTGGACGAGTTAAAAATTAAACAAATGGAGAAGTGGGACTATGATTAAGATTTATACATGTAATCCTCAATATCCATTTTTTATTTTTTCAACTTCTAAATTGCCTTAAGAAGGTGTTTGGAAATAAGTTAAGGTATTTTTGATAAAATGATATTGATAAAAGCTAATTCTATAAAACAGACAGCAGAAGCAGGAGTTCTTTCATAATCTTTAGCTAATCTTCGATAATGATTCAGCCAGGCATGGAGCCGATGCACACTCGTAGCAGGTCCAGATCTTTCCACTTGCCACCTTCCCTTTTGAGGAATAAATCCTTGCTTGGAAGGAGGCTTTTGTGAGATGTCTACTTTCCACCCATAATAATAAGCATAAGAGACAAACTCACCTTTATAAGCTGCATCGGCACAGATCAAACTTAGCCGTCTACAGCTTTTGAGTTGTGGTAATAATTCAAAGCCTGCTACGGCATCAGACTCATTAGCAGCTCCTACATAAACAGCCCAGGGAAGTCCTAAGTTATCAACCGCCAAATGCCGTTTCCTACCATCTATTTTCTTATTACCATCTACACCTACCTGCTCAGAAAAGCAACCACACTGTTTAACACTTTGGCTATCAATAGTCACTCTGGAAGGCTCTGCTTGTCGTCCCTGTCTTTCTCGTTCCTTTTTCACTAACATCGCCCGCACTTGTTGCCAGACTCCGTTGTGTTGCCACTTATAAAAATAATAAGCTACCGTTTGCCATACAGGATAATGGGTCTGAGACAAATTCCGCCACTGACTTCCGGTTCTGGTCAGCCACAGGCAGGCATCCACTACACGCTTTAAACAAACTTTTCTCTTTCGTCCATCATCTACTATGTTTTTAATAACTTGCCATTGACTATCAGTCAGATTTTCATGTAATTCATACATGGAGTAACTTTTTGTTTCGCAAACTCAAGTTACCGGCTGATAGTCTTTTTCCAAAATCCTAAAAAACCTCTCTTCTATTTCCAAACACCTTCTTAAGCATAAATTATATTTTTACTTTATCTCAGTAGAAGCTAATGTAGCATGAACTCCCGCATACCGTGCCCTTGTGTTGTGGATTTGCGTTGAGAATGGGCCGGTTGTCGGTTTGAGTTGGGTGTTATAAGGCATTTTTTAATCAATTAATGGCTTTAATTCCGTTTCTATTGATTCTACAATTGCATTATTGGTGAGTCTGTATATTTTGTAAACTTCATCAAGGGTGCCATGTTCATCATCATGAATATGAATTTGTCCATGAGAACCAGGTGCATTCTGCTGAATCCATTGTAAAAGCTTGATAGGGCCACTTCTCCAGTGATTCCTTTTCCCGGACAGATGCACAGTGGTCATATCATCAATTGAGACAAGTATGCTCACATCGCTTTTAGGGATATCAAATATTTCCTTTTCAACTAACTCCTCTAGCTTAATTGTTATCAAACGAATGGACTGAATATACTCAGAATAGATAACTTCCTTCCCTTCGAACTTTCTCCAACCCTCCGTATAATTTAGTTCAATCCAACCATGATACTTCATTGTCATGCTAATCCTGTTTCAATTTTAATGCCTTATAGTTAGACTCAGCCCAGGAGTCACCTCCTGAGCTGGTCCTCCAAAACCGGACTTGACACTTTCACATCATCCGGCTCCTCCTCGGATTGGCTCCTTGTCAAGAAGTACCTCTAAAGAGGCTTGGTAAATTCGCTTTGGGAGCTTGAAAGTAAACCTGTAGGTTCCTCTTTCCATTCATACATCAGATTTGCATCCGTGCTCATAACATGTTCACTCCTACTTGTAACTTTACCCTCCAATCCTAAGGTGTCTACGTGGGCATATCCTGGGCATTACCCCAGGCATTGGCTTGATAGACAATCCTACTCCTTGTGTCCATGCGGCTGACTACCTACTTTCTTTTAAAATAGAAAGAGAACACAAGGCTTTTCCTCGTTCCCAACATTCGTTTTGCGAAGGGGTAGGACTATACTTTCCACCGGGTTTGTTGGGAGTGAATACTGGTCAGAACCATCGCCGCCAGCCCCTATCCTCTACCTTTTGGTTAAGCCCTTTAGCTCACGTGGGCTTATAGTTCTTTACGATGGGTCAACATATATTCGCTCGCGCTGTCCATACCTTCCCGCTTGCAGGGGTTCGCCAGAGAGCTTGACGTTACCTGCTTCTTGCCCCTGCATTCACTTCTAGCTTTGTCAAGGCTAAAAATGGGGGCAATGCATTCTTCAATTCACTTTTGAGACAGGAGTTGACTAAAAGTCGCACCTGTTCGAACATTGAGTTGTCAGCGTATCTCTACGCTGCTTCTTTCCCTGATCTTTCGATCTTTCAAGAAAACGAGTCGCACATGGTTCAAAAACTCCCGCATACCGTGTGCTGTGTTGAGCCTATAAGCTGAGGTGCACCGGTTGGCGGTTTGAGTTTGGCGTTATGCTCAGGTATTATTTTTTCTATCAATTTCTGCATAAACAATCGATGTTTAAAGAAAGCAGTCACCCAATGCATACCGAATATACCACTAAAACCGACTATTGACATGATTAACTTATCACTGACAATAGCAGTAAATAAACCCATGGCTAACATCGTCCACATCATTCTTTTAGTGGAATAATCATAGACCAATCTTTGCTTGTCTAACTCTACGCTGAAATATCCTTCGTCTATTGGAGTCATTAAATGATCTACTTTTGCACTTCCACTAAAAAAGGCTCTTTTAAAACTTAACACGTTACCTTTTATTTCAATGTCGCTTATTTTTTGACGTTTAAGCTCAGACGAAATAGCAGATAGAATTGCTTCAGAGGTCAAATCCCAATAAGGTATGTTTCTTTCTAACCTCATTTTATTTATTTTTTACTTGAGCATAATGTAACGTAGCATGGCTTTCCGGCGGTAGTCCTTTGCGGTTGAGCTATGAGGTGAGGCAAGGCTGCTGACCGGCTGAAGCTAATGTTACCTGCTTTCATTTATAGTTTCTTATTCAAACCTTGCTTCAATGACCTGATTCAACTTGTCTTCTACCGAATATTGTTCAAAATTCTTTCGGCGGCTGACAATAAAGCGATCTGCATGAAACACACAGTCCTTTCCATCCTCTGAACATCCATAATAGAACGGCCGCTTATCTAGAACCCCTACTTTCTCCCGGTGCTCCCCATCCTGCTCCACTTTATAATCCGACCTGACCATTTCAATGTTTTCTCTTTCTCTTTGGGATACATAGTAGAATTTCCGGTCAGTAAAGCCCGTTGTCCATGCAAACTGGGTTACTAATACGCCATTGTCTGGTATCTCATAAATTCGCTCTTTCCCTTCGTACTTTATTGGGGCGCCTTCCTTTTGGTCGAAGATGATAATAACTTCTCCCTCATAACCTTTTGGAATTAGTATAGCCTCCGGTTCCGCTCGGTTAAAAATGTACAAAAGCCCTGTAAGTAGAAAACATAGCACTAGAAAAGAGCCTATGCCTATTGTTATATATTTGTAAAATTTCTTCATTCAATTTATTTTGATTCTGACTAACGTCCATGCCTGATACTGATTTTAGTTCATGGAAAAGCCTACATCTTGTGGCTTGAGGTCTAATTTAGCAATCTTGTTTCGGATCTTCTTGACCAGCTTCATCTTTCTTTTTTGATCCATAAACAGATACTGACTGGGCGGATTATAAGGCACATGCTTGACTATCATATTCCAGATGATGACTGCTAGCTTACGCGCTGTAGCAGAAACAGCCGCTGTTCTGCCCCTTCTATAACTAATTCGATTGAAAAAATCCGACAGGTGGGTGTCTTTGAGATTGCCAACCGCATTTGCTGCTTGCCTGAGAGCAATCTTTAAGCGGTTACTTCCTTTGGCTATGCGCTTACTTATCACCTTGCCTCCGCTGATTCTCGTGTTGGGAGTAAGCCTGAGCCAGGAAGCAAATTGTTTAGCGGTTGCAAACTTTTTGATCCCTTCACTACCTACTTCACTCATCAAGGCAATCACTGTCCCATGGCTCACCCCTTCAATACCCATCAGATCCACTCCGTCGAAATACTGGTAAGCTACTTGATTAAGGTCCATATGTTTGGGTGCATTTTTATTTACCTTTTTGTGCGGCTTGGCTTCTGCCTGTAATGCTTTCTTTGTCTGATCTTGATTGATCTGCTCGGTAAGCAGTTTTGCTATGGCTACATCACAGGCTTCAATCTTGGCCTGCAAGATTTTATACAGATCAAACTCTTGTTGTAAACCAAACAGGTAATCTTTTCTACCATTACTCTGCAAAGCTTTGGCTATTTCTTCTGCTGATTTTCGGCAGTTGCCATGACGCAAGGAAGCTAATACTGTAGGATTGGTTTCTCCTTTGCATATAGCTTCGATGATAGCTAACCCTGTCAGTCCACAGACATCACTTACTACCACATCTAACCTTAAGTTGAGTAGACGCAGGTACTTTTGCATCTTTAGGGTAGTCATGGCTGAGGTTTCAAGCAGTGAAGTGCGGTGTCTACAATAAGTGCGTAATTGTTCTGTTGCCAAGTCAGGCAGAAAACTGCTTGTGAGCAATCCAAGGCTGTGCAACTTCTGTATCCACTGGCAATCCTGTACATCGGTTTTTCTGCCTTTGATGTTTTTAGTGAATTTTCCATTGCACAGATACACTTCCAAGCCTGCTGCCTGTAAAGTAGCAAACAAACTTTGCCAATACGTACCTGTTGATTCCATAGCTACCGTGGTAATGTTGTTTTCTTGCAGCCATTTAAGTAACTCTAGCAGATCCTCATTGTAGACACCAAACTCACGGACATCTCCCGGTTTTTGGCCGATGGCCACATAGTGCGAGCGGCTACCCACATCAATGCCGGCTGCATCGGGATTCACTACTTCCATAGATAAGGATTTCTTTTTCATGTTCTTTAGATATAAGGGTTGAAAAAGTCCTAAGGAAATGTATTTTTAGATTGAAAATATTCTGACCGGGGTAGCTCTTGGCTCCTCCACTGAAATCATCTCAAAGCCTTTCTGTTGGAGCAGAAGGGCTTTTACATTTCTGACCAGAATTGCAAACGGGCTGTAAGCACCAGGCAAAAATCGGTCTTACTTAGGACAGCTAAATTTATCCTCGTTAGCTAAAGAAATCAATACACTTTTCGATATAGGGGGAATTGCACCCAACGACTCATGAACCCTCGCAAACCGGCCTTTTGTGCTGAAGCTCCAGCTGAGAATAAGGCGGTTGGCGTGGGTTAGGTGTTAGCATCTAGTGTTTTAGCAATTTAATTTTAGTTATTAATTTTGAGGATAAACTTTTTATTCTCATGGCACGGATCGCTACTAAAGTAAGTTTGTCAGAATCAGAAAAAACCGAACTGAGCTCAATTATAAAAAAAGGAACGCACAAGAGTCGCAAAATAACTCGTGCAAGAGCCTTGTTACTAATGAATTCAGGTAAATCAAGGATTGAAGTTCAATCAGAAGTAGGCATTGACAGTAATCATTATTACCGCATTAAAAAGCGATATTTTGCCGGAGGCCTTTCTAATGCCTTGGAAGAACGCCCCAGAAGTGGTCAACCTCCCATCATTACAGAACGCTTGGAAGCACAGATTACCAGTATGGCTTGCAGTGAGTCGCCTGCCGGCTCTGCCCATTGGACTTTATCCTTATTGAATGAAAAACTTGTTGAACTTAACTATGTTGAAACTATATCCAATGAATCCATCCGGCAAGTTTTAAAAAAAGCAGGCTTAAGCCTTGGTTAAAGCAAATGTGGTGCATTGGTATCATCAATGGCGAATATGTTGCCACTATGGAAGATGTTTTAGATTTGTACGCTCAACCTCAAGAGGAAGGGATTGTCCGTTTATGCTTTGATGAACGTCCTTGTCAACTTATTGACCATGTGTTGACACCCATTCCGGCTAAAGCTAATTGCACACAAAAACAACATCAGGAATACCTAAGAAATGGCGTTTGTAATGTGCTACTGGCTTACAATATGGATACCGGGCAACGGCATATAAAGGTTACCACCACAAAAACTAAAGCTGATTATAGCCACTTTATGCAGTGGGTGGTCAAAGAACATTATCCAACTGAAACTAAAATCAAACTTGTTCAGGATAATTATCAAACCCATTCCTATGGGGCATTTTATGAAAATTTACCCTTCGAAGAGGCCCGGCAACTCAAAAATAAGCTGGAATTCCATTTTACACCTAAACACGGCTCGTGGTTAAACATGGCAGAAATGGAATTTTCATCCCTTGCACGCCAGTGCTTAGACAGACGAATCGCAAATCAGGAAATACTTGAATCCGAGACTCTTATTTGGCAAAAGAATCGAAATCTAAAAGCGGTAAAAGTCAACTGGTCGTTTACAACTGAGAAAGCTCGTGTAAAACTAAAAAACAGATACATAGAAATTAGCAAAATTAATACATGAAATTAAATTGCTAGAAGACTAGTTTTAAATATTAATTATCCAATAGCCTCTTTTCTTTTTTCTCTTTTAAATAGCAAGATAAGTGCCCATAATTGTAAAATATTAACAAGTATATTGATGAAGCTGAAAAGATTTATACTTCATGTACTTTTCTAATCTCCATTTATAAAAGGGAACTCCCATATGCAATATTGGTAAACTTTCTTAAGTTTTCTCTGCCCATCATGGCAACAGTTTCTCATTTCGTATATAAGTAAGCGAGGAATCTATAGCTGCATAGACATCACCGTTATACTTGTCCATCTCTAGGATATACCATTTCACACCGATCTCTTTCCCTTTCTGAAAGACGGCCCTGTAATCAATTTTGCCTTTGCCCAGGGGTACCCAATTTTCAGCAGGCATGTCAGGTGGCATGAAGTCAGCGCCGGTAAAAACACCCGTCGATACATGATCGGCCATGTTCTTGATGTGCAGCAACTCCATACCTGTCCGATACTTGTCCATAAACTGCACCGGATCCTGACCGGCATAGGTCACCCAGAATATATCGGCCTCCAGACGAACACAATTGTTGTTGATACGACTTACAAAGCTGTCGAAGAAAGTTCTTTGATCAGCCATTGGCTGCAACTCGTACCCGTGGATGTGATAGTAAAGCTGAAGACCGGCTTCCTGAGCTTGCCCACAGGCTTTTGTCAGGATGTCGGCGGCTTCGTTGACTACATCAAGGGTGACCGTATCTGCCTTTGTAACTTTAAGCCAGGCTATACCAGTATACTGTGCCCCCAATTTCTTTGCCGTTTCGATTATGACAGTTGGATTCTTTCGCCAGTCGTTGAGGTTATTCCAATGCAGGGCAAACATCTTCAAGCCCGCAGCATCAAGCTGTGATTTGAATTCTTCTGGGTTGTCGATAATGTAGGGAGCGTCAAATCCTTCTACGTAGTTGATGCCCAGGGTTTTGATTTTCTTTAAAGTTCCGGGAACATCTTTTTCCAGCTCATAACGGAACGTCCAAAGCTGGGCGGCAAGCCTGCCTTCGTCGGAAGCATTATTAAGTGTGTCATTGGTGGGATTTGTGCAGGAGATCATCAGGGTCAGGAGAATAAGTATAAGACTCTTAAAAGGTAGGCTGTTGTCAGGTTTTATATAAAAAGGCGTATAAGGTCTGTTTTTTATTTTGTTTGTTATTGCCCTTGACTTATCATCAGGTAATGGAGCAAACCTTTCTGATATAACAACACTTCCCGTCAAAATTCTAAGAAAGCCTATCGAAAGAAAGTTTCTTTTCATAGTCAGGCAGTTTAATATTAGAAATGATACAGACTGTTCTACAAGTTTGGTCTAATTTACTAATATATGCATGATTTGTGCATGTAACCAAACATAAAAAAGTCGGCTATTTTCCCTATCGCTTTATAGAGCGTAATTATTCACTTCTTCTGCCCTTTAAGGTTGCCAAAGAAGAAACTAAATAACTTTTTATAGGTGAATCGGTAGTCAGGATGAGTATTGAGTATTGCATGATTTGATTTTACTCCCTATTATTATGTTAATTACTTTTTGTGGGCAAAAGGAGAAAGAGAATTACTACTAAAATGTTTTGAAGATTATATTTTTACCCTCTTATCCATTGATAAAGATTCAATTTGTAAGTAGTTAAATCAACTCCCTCTTTACTAAAAATCAACCACTTGATATAGTAGATGCCTCCAGTTTTTTTTCTACTTCTGCACTAAAAACAAGGGTATTACCCAATGCTCACTTATTTTCCATGGTTGAATGTAGGAGAAAACCTTTGGACAAATGCACCTAGGTGCTGGATTTTTAAGATAGATGAGATATTACTTTTATCAAGCAAAAAAAGATAAATTTCATAAGCGCATTTTCCACTTCACCTGCGTATACTCCAAAGCAATATAAAACTACTTGTATATAAATTACTCAATAACAAAACGTCTATGACACTTACTCATCCAAATACTATTCTATTAAAAGTAAATGGTATCGAACACCGTTTAAATATATTGCCCTGGGTTTCACTGCTGGATGCCCTACGGGAATACCTTGACCTTACTGGCACAAAAAAGGGTTGTGATCATGGGCAGTGCGGTGCCTGTACCGTATTATGTGATGGCAAACGGATATTAAGTTGTATGACGCTGGCAGTTATGAAAGAAGGTGCCCAAATTACTACGATAGAAGGGATCGCCGATGGTGATTCGCTGCATCCATTGCAAAGAGCATTTATTGAACATGATGGCTTTCAATGTGGATACTGTACACCAGGCCAGATATGCAGCGCTATCGGCATGATCAAGGAAGGAAAGGCAAAAAACCGTACCGATGTGA from Rhodocytophaga rosea carries:
- a CDS encoding NAD(P)H-binding protein codes for the protein MKKYIITGSLGNISRHLVEGLVKNGKEVTVITSKADKVAEIENLGAKALVGDLNDAAFLKNAFKDAEVAYTMIPPIWQTTDWRKSMNQVADSYIAALTGSNVQYIVNLSSIGAHMGNGAGPVDGLHDFEQKLNKLQGIHIKHLRPSYFYYNFLSLIPMVKNAGIIGSNFGGNEKVLLVHPADIAKAALEELLSLNFTGSSIRYIASDERSGKEIAQVLGTAIGKEDLNWIEFTDEQQYQGLLGAGLPEAIAKEYTTMGHAMRTGTMQADFHQHEPQFSHTKLENFAQEFAEAYHA
- a CDS encoding adenylate/guanylate cyclase domain-containing protein, giving the protein MRQATKEMKNQMAIWPVQAHHSTTLQPARLQEQELAFFFLDIRDFTPFIASRPALQVMHAMQRLFKIFRKAIIANGGTIVETAGDGLYAVFGLNKSLAEAASSAVESGFSLLDQLEKANQRYFGPYFQHHFQVGIGLHVGKAVVGKLGLGVKNNMTVMGYSVNVAARLQEVTKTLDNNFIVSRQAYRLLHNPPMLVARQVALKGIQEKVEIYLLGNSYSASLFQKPALKVAS
- a CDS encoding site-specific integrase encodes the protein MSVSAKLYCKKSKRKSDGTAPVYIILRINNKEKLIATGKYVNHENFDNSSGKVGRAEPNSMKLNVYLSAKLASIEKIILDLQHEGRAVTHAQVIQSFNTDGKLLFVDFCRQELEESRRAISEKHYKTTKYQIDKLAGYRPDLTLQHLNFEFLQKYQYHLVEKGNKPNTLHGDFKMIRKFLNLAIKKGLTKNYPFKDFEIPSEDSVKEYLSLKEVETLHNLYDSELLSAKLQNTLFYFLIACYTGLRFSDVGRLNALYLKLSGNRYFISMLMKKTKKPVEIPLSNRVVRLLSKRLGIKYEQLIETDLLKNDRLFSKKLKQSNSRVNTDIRQIIAMQKIDKYISFHCSRHSFAINSLILGISLEVISNILGHTQLKTTQIYAKIVDELKIKQMEKWDYD
- a CDS encoding IS5 family transposase; this translates as MYELHENLTDSQWQVIKNIVDDGRKRKVCLKRVVDACLWLTRTGSQWRNLSQTHYPVWQTVAYYFYKWQHNGVWQQVRAMLVKKERERQGRQAEPSRVTIDSQSVKQCGCFSEQVGVDGNKKIDGRKRHLAVDNLGLPWAVYVGAANESDAVAGFELLPQLKSCRRLSLICADAAYKGEFVSYAYYYGWKVDISQKPPSKQGFIPQKGRWQVERSGPATSVHRLHAWLNHYRRLAKDYERTPASAVCFIELAFINIILSKIP
- a CDS encoding Imm7 family immunity protein produces the protein MTMKYHGWIELNYTEGWRKFEGKEVIYSEYIQSIRLITIKLEELVEKEIFDIPKSDVSILVSIDDMTTVHLSGKRNHWRSGPIKLLQWIQQNAPGSHGQIHIHDDEHGTLDEVYKIYRLTNNAIVESIETELKPLID
- a CDS encoding DUF6843 domain-containing protein, with the protein product MYIFNRAEPEAILIPKGYEGEVIIIFDQKEGAPIKYEGKERIYEIPDNGVLVTQFAWTTGFTDRKFYYVSQRERENIEMVRSDYKVEQDGEHREKVGVLDKRPFYYGCSEDGKDCVFHADRFIVSRRKNFEQYSVEDKLNQVIEARFE
- a CDS encoding IS110 family RNA-guided transposase; the encoded protein is MKKKSLSMEVVNPDAAGIDVGSRSHYVAIGQKPGDVREFGVYNEDLLELLKWLQENNITTVAMESTGTYWQSLFATLQAAGLEVYLCNGKFTKNIKGRKTDVQDCQWIQKLHSLGLLTSSFLPDLATEQLRTYCRHRTSLLETSAMTTLKMQKYLRLLNLRLDVVVSDVCGLTGLAIIEAICKGETNPTVLASLRHGNCRKSAEEIAKALQSNGRKDYLFGLQQEFDLYKILQAKIEACDVAIAKLLTEQINQDQTKKALQAEAKPHKKVNKNAPKHMDLNQVAYQYFDGVDLMGIEGVSHGTVIALMSEVGSEGIKKFATAKQFASWLRLTPNTRISGGKVISKRIAKGSNRLKIALRQAANAVGNLKDTHLSDFFNRISYRRGRTAAVSATARKLAVIIWNMIVKHVPYNPPSQYLFMDQKRKMKLVKKIRNKIAKLDLKPQDVGFSMN
- a CDS encoding helix-turn-helix domain-containing protein; protein product: MARIATKVSLSESEKTELSSIIKKGTHKSRKITRARALLLMNSGKSRIEVQSEVGIDSNHYYRIKKRYFAGGLSNALEERPRSGQPPIITERLEAQITSMACSESPAGSAHWTLSLLNEKLVELNYVETISNESIRQVLKKAGLSLG
- a CDS encoding IS630 family transposase, with the protein product MWCIGIINGEYVATMEDVLDLYAQPQEEGIVRLCFDERPCQLIDHVLTPIPAKANCTQKQHQEYLRNGVCNVLLAYNMDTGQRHIKVTTTKTKADYSHFMQWVVKEHYPTETKIKLVQDNYQTHSYGAFYENLPFEEARQLKNKLEFHFTPKHGSWLNMAEMEFSSLARQCLDRRIANQEILESETLIWQKNRNLKAVKVNWSFTTEKARVKLKNRYIEISKINT
- a CDS encoding sugar phosphate isomerase/epimerase family protein — its product is MKRNFLSIGFLRILTGSVVISERFAPLPDDKSRAITNKIKNRPYTPFYIKPDNSLPFKSLILILLTLMISCTNPTNDTLNNASDEGRLAAQLWTFRYELEKDVPGTLKKIKTLGINYVEGFDAPYIIDNPEEFKSQLDAAGLKMFALHWNNLNDWRKNPTVIIETAKKLGAQYTGIAWLKVTKADTVTLDVVNEAADILTKACGQAQEAGLQLYYHIHGYELQPMADQRTFFDSFVSRINNNCVRLEADIFWVTYAGQDPVQFMDKYRTGMELLHIKNMADHVSTGVFTGADFMPPDMPAENWVPLGKGKIDYRAVFQKGKEIGVKWYILEMDKYNGDVYAAIDSSLTYIRNEKLLP
- a CDS encoding (2Fe-2S)-binding protein, whose translation is MTLTHPNTILLKVNGIEHRLNILPWVSLLDALREYLDLTGTKKGCDHGQCGACTVLCDGKRILSCMTLAVMKEGAQITTIEGIADGDSLHPLQRAFIEHDGFQCGYCTPGQICSAIGMIKEGKAKNRTDVKELMSGNLCRCGANVGIIDAIMEVIEGGNHE